The DNA sequence GATTGAAGCATCATCTTCCAAAAGGAGTTCAAGTGAAAGACCAAGAAAAATGAGAAGTCTTCAAGATATATAGATGAAATTGAACTTATATAAATGATTTGCTTTGTCTTTTTGTTGACAATGAGTCTTTAACCtttgaagaaaatatgaaaGACAAAAGGTGAAGACAAGCCATGGAGGATGAAATTAATGTCATCAAGAAGAATGATACTTGAGTTATCAAAACTTCCTAAGAGTCTTGAACCAATTGAAGTCAAATTAAATGAGTGTTTAGGTTTAGGGAAAAAGATTgccaaaaagaaagaagtggagttTTTTCATGTGAAAACACAAAATCAAGTTCTAAATATTTTCACTAAGCCCCTCAAATTTGAAGATATTAGAAGATTGAAAGCAAGACTTGGagtgcaaaaaaattaattgaggaCTTTCTAATTAAGGGAGGAGATGttagaaataataatagtaaatagaaaataaaggaCTATGAATTACTATTAGAAGATAAATGAGTGTGACTTAATAAGAatcaaagaattttattttttttgtagttataTATTGAAAGGGTTATGACACTATGCCTATTTAGtgtcttaattaaataattatgtaatgaTTATGAgttgttttattataaatagaaCACCAAAATCATGTAGTCATGtgtgtcaaataaataaagagaatttTCTCTCTAATTAATCTCtagtgtttcttttctttttctaacatATGATTCGATTAATTTCTACATGCCACGCACATGGTCAAGTTTTtcaatttacattaaaaaatttaataaatctcAACGATACGTTAGGTAAAGATTAACTTAATCCATTCAGATATCTTGAAATTAAGAGATAtaataggaagaaaaaagaagaataaaaaggaTATGGAAGAGAGAATGTATGTATGATATTAATCAACTTACCGAAGGTGGCAGTTTGCATTGTCTTGACGCCATCTATAAAGTTTTTGTTACCAGTAATAATGGTCTTGGTAGGGCCATCACCATAAATCATGATATTCTCTGACTTCTTGGGAATAAGGATATACTCGTTATAAACACCAGCTTTAACATAAATAATGAATCTGCCTTTGAAATTCTTAGGGTAGGAGTCAATAGCTTGCTTAACGGATTTAAATTGGCCACTACCATCTAGGGCAACCACTGCATTGGGTGGGGGTGCATCTCCTTGGTTCATCTTACCAAGTAGCCTGCGATCTGCAGCAGAGAACCACGTAGGGAACCCTTCAGCATCAACCTCGAGAAGACGACGAGAAGCCGGGTTCAAATCCAACTTGAGGTCAAAACTCTGAAGGATTTTGGATAAATTAGTGACAATGTCAAGGACTATGCCAGTGAGCTTCCCCATTTGGTCCAAACTATCTGTGTGCAATTGTTTCTTAACCTCTTCCTCACCGTTTGTCCCGTTGTTAAACCCGTCCATGCAAGATTGCTGGTACGAGATAATTGCACTCAACCAGTTCCTGAGGTCAGGAGATTGATCATGCAAAGCTTGAATGTTGTGTTCATTAACCAAATTAGCCGAGGACTCGATGCTGTCCAACGCGAATTCGATCAAGTCCTTGCAATCATCAAGGGCCATTTTGATGCCAGGGTCTTTGTCTCCATGTTCCACTTTGAGCCTATCACTCATGTTCAACGCTTGGATCACACTCTTCGCCGTTGCTTCCACTCCAGCAGCTATGTATGCCTTTGGGTCTGAGACACTCGAGCTTTTCACGGTACTAAGAGTATCATGACAAAGTTTAGGGTCATCGGTGCCTTCACACATTGCCTTCACAGATTTTTGCTGAGCTGCTACTTCAGGATCAGATGTGTCCTTTCTATTAACAACAACCACCACACCGATGGCAACACCCACCACAAGGATTAGGGAAACTCCAGATACAAGTATTTTTCCGTttaccatttttcttttttctttttttttttcctttttgagattttttttttatatataatgatagAACAATAGGAAAGATGAAATATAGATTTCCTCCCTTTTATTGATTTCTTGTACGGGAggatgatgtatatatatataattgattagtATATTCTTGTATGTATGAATCACACATCACTACAATGATTCAAAGGAGTTTATATAGGTAGCTAGTTTAGCAAGCTTTTCTATCTTCTTGGAATTGATGAGAAGGGGCAGCCTCAAGATGAATGAGTGTTCAGAATTCACGttggttttcagaaattttaggAGGAAGGATTAATTAGGACACCACTATTTCTTGAACAACGGTTTATTGCTATGATGGAAAATAATCTTCCTATAATAAGTGAGGCTGTTATTTCCTGAATAAGATTTCTGTGTTGAGTTGATGGTAGATAATGTTTGCTTACATCGTGATGGCCAAGAATATATAGTTGAGGCCTGGACCATTTTTCAGTCCATAGATACTTTGAAGTCGCCCTTTGGTTTTGCAAACCCGCACGATTATTTGTGGCCAGGTGGACTTGAATGACTTGTTACcattaatataattaagagGATAAGGTTAGTGCATTATAAAGACGATTTGAGTCTAAATTATACACGGGATAGTGTGCGGAGTGGAAACACTCAATGtgaaaattttaagatatttaattaaaattgacagTTCAGTCAcacgatttttttaattaaatatcacgtgaatttttaaaaatattacataaaatttgtaattaaatatacaatGTAAACCGGTAATTTTAATCTCATAACCTTATGGATTTAACCAgcaaattgaaaatcaaatctGTCACCTCTACTAGCCAGACGATAAGGGTTACCTGCTCCTAAGTTTGATTTATTGACTAATGAgactgattatttttatttgatagtaaacagtatattaaaaaaattatatcctaAAATTCCAACATCCTGTTGGTCTAAGTAACACTCAACATAGATGAATTCAATatttgtgaatgaaaaaatataattagaagaaaaaattcacttaaaaataattaattaaatttttcaatgtAGATTAATcgatgttaattttattataaattttggttTGATCTCTAAGCATGGTCAATTCTATCGTGCACAAGTTTATTAGGTCTCCAACTATGCATAAGTTTTTTCAAATCCTTGGATATAACAATATGATTAactaaacttttaattttttatttttttaaaatttgatttttaatctctaaacttttttgtttgaatggtaaagtttcttttttttattaagatttttagtccttaaacttttatttatttagtgaagatttttaacttttaaaaaatttaatttttaatccgtGAACAAAATTTGAAtcgattatttttatttatttaataagattttaaaaactaaaaataaaaatattgaaaaatttagaaactaaaaaggttaaggaaaaaaagttaaaaaatctttatcaatcaaataaaaataatttagggactaaaaattttaatgaaaaaaatttaaggaaccttaatcaaacaaaaatttaacaactaaaaatcaaatttaaaaaaattaaaaattaaaaacttaattaattccATAAAATAATCAATGGCTGAGATCTTGAGATTGTATCATGTACACAAAGCATGGGATaccagtttttattttaattgataatttttcatGGCAAAggtatttctctctctctctctttctttgtcAGATTCGCTCCACCGCAGTCTCCTCCTCCACCTTGACACCACCGCCTAAAACTTCCATGGTAATTTCCGTTCGGGGAGTGAGGATAGACGAGGAGGACACCATTTTCGAATCAGAAGATCTTCTCCTCGCAGTGGTCACAAATCTAGTCACTAATGGCGGTGCGAGCAAGTGATAGGAAACGTAGAATAAAGGAGAGAGACAAAGAATAGGTCATTGCAATTCCATTTTGTTTCCAAGGCTTCTCAATACGTTGAAatcatttcaattaaaaatcagAATCCTcctgtttattttttatctaaacacCTAACAGAGAAGAGGAGAACGACACCATGTCCTCACCGTACAACCGGTGCAAAGCAAACCTTATTTAGACACAATTTATCACAGGTAGGTGAGGTAACCAAATCATTATTATGTGTAAAATTATAGAAGCCATAATAAAAGTTGTATGATCCCACTTTAGAGAACACTTGTATGATCCTAAAACACTTTGCATTGCAAGATAACACAAATCATTCGAGCATAAAAAAtctatatgattaaaaaattaaatacaaacgAAACAACAACCACAACATTCAGCAGTGAAacgatattttcttttttttcctaaaacatTGGAATTGAAATTAtgagtaatttatacaagtctCAATTTGACAAAcagtttaagaaaaaattaaaagaatcaaTCTGATAAGAACGGCTCTTGGTGAATAACTGTTTCCAGTAGAGATAGTCCATTGACTTGCTCTTAGCTTTGAGTATACACAATTCTGTTTTGTAGTTTTTCCCAACACTTCATCGTAAAGATGACAATCATCCCAGAAGTAAAAGGATAGAAGGgggaaaaaatagagaaagcaaatacaataaaatgaataaaagcaAGAAAACCGCAAAGAACCTCATGGATTATGAACAAAATGAATGCAGTGTAAACAATGGGATATAGAGTCATGTCTGAGCAATTTACCACCAGCTTCTGAAGCAGTCTCTTATATTTTGCATGCACACTTGTGCACATACTCACAAATATAGAGAGAAAGTGATACAAAGATTAATTTGGTGTTTCACCGGCAGGTCCAGGTCGTGCAGTCAACAAAGGTTGAAGAGCTTTGACTACAATGCTCATGTTTGGTCTGAAATCAGCTTCATATTGCACACACAGTGCAGCAACAGCGGCCATCTGTAATTAACCAAGTATCACGTTGTTATCCATGAGTATTGTTcaagtaaatattttatcaataagGACAGTTGTTCTGGGAATCTGTGTTTCAATAAAGATtcccaaagagagaaaaaattgtaTACTGTTTCTACATTAAAACATTTGTATATTTTCCTCTAGCATAATGACTCTTACTGAAATTGAgatcataaaaaacataaagacatTGTCTTCCGATTGCTCAACTAATTAATATATCCAACAAATTTCCACCTAAAGGGAATGATACAACAGTTTTAGATTCAAAATTTGGTCTTTTGCATATTCAGTATAAACTACCTAAACCAAAAATAGAATTCTGATGCTATCTCTAGAGTTTTCCAATTCATATGCATacaatttcaaataatatataatctaTAGAATATTTTCATGGACATTCAATACCACCTTAGCAAGAGaatgggaaaataaaataaaatgaagaaaaatacacTAAATTGAAGTAAGCACCTTAGCAACAGCTTTGGGTGGGTATTCTCCTCCTAGTCTTGTATCAACACACTGCCTGACTTTATCCTCACTGAGTTTTGGTGTAGCCTGAAACAATATACATCAATTGCTGTCATCAGTTTCATCAGCTAGGATTTTAGAATCGACAATAGACCATAATAAAAAACTTTAGTTTTTCCTCCTTTTGACTGGAGTGTGTGTTCAGGGGAGAGGGGATTAAAGATAAGATATAGCTTAAACTAGTACCCAAGTAACCAGACTCTGTTGTCCACGTGGTAGTGTATGATCAACGGGTTTCCTTCCAGTCAGAAGTTCCAGAAGGACAACGCCAAAACTGTATACATCACTCTTAGCATTCAATTGTCCAGTCATTGCATATCTGCATCCACAAGATTAGACAGATAGTAAATCAGCAGTCTGAGGCCAGGGCACTAGATATAATCAAAAGTTTGTTTCTCCAGATATAATGTTTGTTTATTGACTTTAGTCAACTGTGGCAGAAAGGAAATTGATAAGTTGATAATCATGTCTTACTCCGGAGCATGATAACCAAAGGTTCCAAGGACACGAGTAGAATGAAGACGTGCAGCCATGTCGGGAGCCTGATTTGATAAATCAAAATCTGCAATTTTAGCAACATCATCATCAAAGATTAGCACATTGCTTGACTTGATGTCCCGGTGAATAATGTGTGGATCAGCCTTCTCATGCAAGTATTCAAGTCCTCTTGCAGCCCCTACAGCAATTTTTACTCTTTGTGCCCATGTCAAAACTGGACCAGGCTGTGCTCCTTTAACACCTTTTCTGCCTGCATGTACAACAACAATTATGAGaacatttataaataataaaaatacagaCTTGACTAATATATCTCTCGAGTAGTGTGACATTGCCTCTCGaggcaacaaaaagaaaaaaaaatgtcaaaagctATAATCTCCTCAGTTCTTCTAACATGTAGAAAAGCAATTCAATTAACTGTTAGAGATGTTAATAGTTATAGTTTAAGTATTTAACCAATTGAAAGGCAAAACTATATACCGTGTAAAATATCATGAAGAGACCCATTAGATGCAAACTGATAAGCAAGAATACGGGAGGTTCCATCAATGCAATATCCAAGCAACTGAACAAAATTTTCATGCTTCAGCCTTGATACCAttgaaacctaaaagttcaaaaaCAACAGGGTTTATGGGAATTGAACAACTTAATCAActgacaagaaaaaaatataaagccaAGGATGCCACATATACATACCTGGGCTAAAAATTCCTCATCAGGCTGTTTACTGGCATCCAAATTCTTGATTGCTGCAGCCTGCCCACTTTTAAGAACACCATAATATACTCTTCCATAGGATCCCTCTCCAATCAGAGAATCTTGACCAAAGTTATCCGTAACTTCTTTCAGTTCATCTGCTGATATATTAGGAACTTCAATGGGCTGAGGTTTAACAGGCTGAGTGCCCTGCTTTGCAGTTTGAGAAGCATGATAATTTCCATCATTCCCTGCATAATAGAATTTATCACAATAACTTGGTCAAATTCAATTTTCAGGTAAAATAAcatcaaacaaattaaaacaatgaAGTATTCATAATGAAGCATTTCAATCACATATTACATATCCAATCCAATTGACATGGAAAGATCATTCAAAGATGCATGAATGCTTGGAGTTGCAAACCATATACATCATCCCTGATTCATTGCTCTAGCTTATATGAGCCAAATTACCTGCTGGATTTTTTACAACATAGGGTCCTCCACTTTCAGCAGCCTTATGGAGGTCATCCTCTTCGCAACAGCTGAAACAACTCATGATTCTTTCCCACTGAAATAATCCAATAGACCATTAAATCATACTAACAactgttaatttttaatcttgaaTACAAAGtctatcaaaaataaataaaaaatccatcAATGAAGATGTTTATTCCTGCAAAAGAAGATACATCCCGATGGCAATTGCAACTTTCATCAATTctaaaggaaagaaggaaggaAATAGTGCTATTCTGTGTGGTTTCTTTCCAATTACAATGAGTTCTAGTTTTAAGTGTATTTGGTTTTCAGTTGGCACACATTCCAAATCACATGCAACTCAATCCATGAGTCTAGTGTCATTGAACTCAACAGCCGTTTCAGGCTTTCTTATCTCAGCATAGCTTCATTTCAGTGGCATGATATGAAAATTTGAACGGAAGCAACGCAATGCTTCCACTCATTtgattcatattaattaaaacaCGCAACATAACCCTGCTTTAACTCTTagaaaaaacatcaaatagAAAACTGAGATTATTACATTCCAAATTATTTGCATAATTCCATCATCATTGAACAAGAAATGATGCAAGAAAACTACACGGCCGTGAAATCAGTATCGGCTTCCACTATGGTAAGCTCACCGCTTTGGTTAGCAAAATCTCAGTGCAAACAAAAACGGATCGAAACACTTTCAGCCAATCAGAGCAAAGTGCAACTAAAGACCAAGATATCAATCATAGATCAGTGAAACGCGGAACAAGTTATTACCGGCGGAAAGGTAAATTTTGTaggaatataaaaataaaaaataaaataacggTAATCCATAAAAGGAAAGGCGATCGCAAAAGAGACATTGAAGAGTAAGTGTGATAGATCGATGAGTACCTGAAATAGGAAAGTGAAGGAGTGAAGGGGAGGATCTAGGTGAAAGATGCGCAGGATAAGCAGGGAGGAGTGCGTAGGATAAAAGAGTCGAACAAGTGCTTGAGTCGCTTTGAACTGGAATCGGAATTATGAAGGTGGTGTTACAGAGTTATTAGTGCATTATTA is a window from the Glycine max cultivar Williams 82 chromosome 2, Glycine_max_v4.0, whole genome shotgun sequence genome containing:
- the LOC100789650 gene encoding pectinesterase, encoding MVNGKILVSGVSLILVVGVAIGVVVVVNRKDTSDPEVAAQQKSVKAMCEGTDDPKLCHDTLSTVKSSSVSDPKAYIAAGVEATAKSVIQALNMSDRLKVEHGDKDPGIKMALDDCKDLIEFALDSIESSANLVNEHNIQALHDQSPDLRNWLSAIISYQQSCMDGFNNGTNGEEEVKKQLHTDSLDQMGKLTGIVLDIVTNLSKILQSFDLKLDLNPASRRLLEVDAEGFPTWFSAADRRLLGKMNQGDAPPPNAVVALDGSGQFKSVKQAIDSYPKNFKGRFIIYVKAGVYNEYILIPKKSENIMIYGDGPTKTIITGNKNFIDGVKTMQTATFANTAPGFIAKSIAFENTAGAKKHQAVAFRNQGDMSAMFDCAMHGYQDTLYVHANRQFYRNCEISGTIDFIFGASATLIQNSRVIVRKPEANQFNTVTADGTKQKNMATGIVLQNCEILPEQALFPSRFQTKSYLGRPWKEFARTVVMESNIGDFIQPEGWTPWDGNLYLDTLYYAEYANVGPGSNVQGRVKWRGYHPNINKNEAAQFTAAQFLRGGPAGDADGWLKATGVPYTIGFTK
- the LOC100817460 gene encoding pto-interacting protein 1-like isoform X1 — encoded protein: MSCFSCCEEDDLHKAAESGGPYVVKNPAGNDGNYHASQTAKQGTQPVKPQPIEVPNISADELKEVTDNFGQDSLIGEGSYGRVYYGVLKSGQAAAIKNLDASKQPDEEFLAQVSMVSRLKHENFVQLLGYCIDGTSRILAYQFASNGSLHDILHGRKGVKGAQPGPVLTWAQRVKIAVGAARGLEYLHEKADPHIIHRDIKSSNVLIFDDDVAKIADFDLSNQAPDMAARLHSTRVLGTFGYHAPEYAMTGQLNAKSDVYSFGVVLLELLTGRKPVDHTLPRGQQSLVTWATPKLSEDKVRQCVDTRLGGEYPPKAVAKMAAVAALCVQYEADFRPNMSIVVKALQPLLTARPGPAGETPN
- the LOC100817460 gene encoding pto-interacting protein 1-like, producing MSCFSCCEEDDLHKAAESGGPYVPIEVPNISADELKEVTDNFGQDSLIGEGSYGRVYYGVLKSGQAAAIKNLDASKQPDEEFLAQVSMVSRLKHENFVQLLGYCIDGTSRILAYQFASNGSLHDILHGRKGVKGAQPGPVLTWAQRVKIAVGAARGLEYLHEKADPHIIHRDIKSSNVLIFDDDVAKIADFDLSNQAPDMAARLHSTRVLGTFGYHAPEYAMTGQLNAKSDVYSFGVVLLELLTGRKPVDHTLPRGQQSLVTWATPKLSEDKVRQCVDTRLGGEYPPKAVAKMAAVAALCVQYEADFRPNMSIVVKALQPLLTARPGPAGETPN